The following is a genomic window from Meiothermus sp. QL-1.
GCCTCGCTCATGACCGAGCTGGTCAAGGGCAAGACCTGGGCCGAGGCCCTGGAGCTGGAGCGGAAGTTCAAGGCCATGGTGGTGGAAGGCGCAGCCCCTGCGCCGGAGCTGGGCGATTTGGCGGCCCTGGCCGGGGTCCACAGGCTGCCGGCCCGGGTCAAGTGCGCCACCCTGGCCTGGAACGCCCTAGAGCAGGCCGCCCGTGAGGCCCGGGCCTCCTGAGGCCCTCCCTTTTGCAGGCCTGCCGTGCGCATACTGGCCATTTTCGCTCACCCGGACGATGAGTCGTTCTTCTGCGGGGGTACCCTGGCCCACTATGCGGCCCAAGGCCTCGAGGTTTACCTGATCTCGGCCACCCGGGGCGAGCAGGGCGAGATCCGACACCCTGCCATAGACCCTGAGCGCTACCCCAAGGGGGCTGCCCGCGGGGCGCTGCGGGAGGCGGAGCTTAGGGCCGCCTGCGCCATTTTGGGTCTGAGGCCCCCCATTTTTCTGGGT
Proteins encoded in this region:
- the sufU gene encoding Fe-S cluster assembly sulfur transfer protein SufU, yielding MGLLEELYQEIILKHYRNPRNHGELPGARLRVLGHNPACGDRVELQLQTDGERITEVRFLGQGCAISQASASLMTELVKGKTWAEALELERKFKAMVVEGAAPAPELGDLAALAGVHRLPARVKCATLAWNALEQAAREARAS